From Campylobacter sp. MIT 12-8780, the proteins below share one genomic window:
- a CDS encoding TonB-dependent receptor plug domain-containing protein has protein sequence MLHRGGGLTNTEILEFDSLEISGSQLSNEEKVFTHAGAVSSREGINNSTQSLDDIIRETPGAYTQVDPSQGGVSVNIRGMTGLGRVNTMIDGVPQTFFGTSEEQGRYHGGGRVSGTSAFGAMVDQNLLVGVDIERGTFSGANGGNALMGSANLRTIGVKDIVSKNNIFGVMAKYSYGTNSLGPSYMGAVAGKYDFDLGYVGLMYAYSGRKLSQGYKIGEDETTIVPSDPNDPNSSIYAFNPQSLTQKPVNQLAKLELAYKTHSSTLQYRRYDNNLAGRKLIGNNYQINYRYNPNDILDINLALARNEASQHYNENVKIMSTPVGNMKGITYNTATMFNLGNTITSNLSQNLDLSTTFGVNFMSNSYSKSLDWDQSYSSNDGSTDMPGYFQYGFAPDGKQNIKTLYLDNAFSSNFWDFSLNLNYVFAELSTIRQGVCQDFNAYCSPKEAGAFKKNFNNFNISSMLAAKIHTLFTPFVSYSRTYRIPNVQEMFFSGTFNYSDRNFQDLNTGLRPELANTYQIGFNSFTQGLLHEDDSFGFKAVIITAI, from the coding sequence ATGCTACACAGGGGGGGGGGGCTTACAAATACTGAAATACTTGAATTTGACAGCCTAGAAATCAGTGGATCACAGCTTAGTAACGAAGAGAAAGTTTTTACTCATGCTGGAGCTGTTTCTTCAAGAGAAGGCATTAATAATTCTACTCAAAGCCTTGATGATATTATAAGAGAGACTCCGGGTGCTTATACGCAAGTTGATCCTTCACAAGGTGGCGTTTCGGTTAATATAAGAGGTATGACTGGACTTGGCAGGGTAAATACCATGATCGATGGCGTGCCTCAAACCTTTTTTGGCACGAGTGAGGAACAAGGTAGGTATCATGGAGGTGGCAGGGTAAGTGGCACTTCTGCTTTTGGGGCTATGGTGGATCAAAATTTACTCGTTGGCGTAGATATTGAAAGGGGCACTTTTTCTGGGGCAAATGGTGGCAATGCCTTAATGGGAAGTGCAAATTTACGCACTATAGGTGTAAAAGATATAGTGAGTAAAAATAATATTTTTGGTGTAATGGCAAAGTATAGCTACGGCACAAATTCGCTAGGACCATCTTACATGGGAGCTGTAGCTGGAAAGTATGATTTTGATCTTGGCTATGTGGGCTTAATGTATGCTTATAGCGGGCGCAAGCTCTCACAAGGCTATAAGATAGGCGAAGATGAAACCACTATAGTTCCATCTGATCCAAATGATCCAAATAGTTCCATTTATGCTTTTAATCCCCAAAGTCTTACTCAAAAGCCTGTAAATCAGCTTGCTAAACTTGAATTAGCCTATAAAACGCATTCTTCTACTTTGCAGTATAGAAGATATGATAATAATCTAGCAGGTAGAAAATTAATAGGGAATAATTATCAAATCAATTACCGATATAATCCAAATGATATACTTGATATAAATTTAGCCCTCGCTCGAAACGAAGCAAGTCAGCATTACAATGAAAATGTAAAAATCATGAGTACTCCGGTAGGAAATATGAAAGGTATTACCTACAACACAGCCACAATGTTTAATCTTGGCAACACTATTACTTCAAATTTAAGTCAAAATCTTGATCTTAGCACCACTTTTGGAGTAAATTTTATGAGTAATTCTTATTCTAAAAGCTTAGATTGGGATCAATCTTACAGCTCAAATGATGGCTCAACTGATATGCCCGGTTATTTTCAATACGGCTTTGCTCCAGATGGCAAGCAAAACATAAAAACCTTATACCTTGATAATGCTTTTAGCAGTAATTTTTGGGATTTTTCTTTGAATTTAAACTATGTATTTGCAGAGCTTAGCACTATAAGACAAGGTGTTTGTCAGGATTTTAATGCTTATTGTTCTCCAAAAGAAGCAGGGGCTTTTAAAAAGAATTTTAACAATTTTAATATCTCAAGTATGCTTGCAGCAAAAATTCATACTCTTTTTACACCTTTTGTGAGCTACTCAAGAACATATAGAATTCCAAATGTCCAAGAAATGTTTTTTTCAGGTACTTTTAATTATTCAGATCGCAATTTTCAAGATTTAAACACAGGCTTAAGACCTGAGCTAGCAAATACTTACCAGATAGGCTTTAACAGCTTTACTCAAGGCTTATTGCATGAAGATGATAGCTTTGGCTTTAAGGCGGTTATTATTACAGCCATATAA